One region of Oryza sativa Japonica Group chromosome 5, ASM3414082v1 genomic DNA includes:
- the LOC9271471 gene encoding protein LATERAL ROOT PRIMORDIUM 1 — protein sequence MVLVAPAASYHHHRAAAAAAAAAAAAAAAEPVFPLLGTGQCALDADTAKSSGAAAAAGVPPGSASAIHFWQSQPTTAAGAGGGSADKKPLPMLDYGGIGGPGGSGAATCHDCGNQAKKDCVHHRCRTCCKSRGFDCPTHVRSTWVPAARRRERQQLAGAASSPPTSSAFPAATTASAKKPRLLGSQTTTTTSRTSTSNATTPRSFDTSSSHQVASFRDALPRHVRAPAVFRCVRVTSVDDGDDEFAYQAAVTINGHMFRGFLYDQGADDGRGGMASTSNDESSHGAGAAVPSISDLHLGSASAAVPPHLYSGGSGGPLILGGLGYGNTMN from the exons ATGGTGCTCGTCGCCCCCGCCGCGTCGTATCATCACcacagagccgccgccgccgcggcggcggcggcggctgcggcggccgcggcagaGCCCGTGTTCCCGCTGCTCGGGACGGGGCAGTGCGCGCTCGACGCTGACACTGCCAAGTCGTCGggcgctgccgcggcggcgggggtgccGCCCGGGAGCGCCAGCGCCATCCACTTCTGGCAGTCGCAGCCGACGACGGCCGCCGGAGCTGGTGGTGGCTCCGCCGACAAGAAGCCGCTCCCCATGCTGGACtacggcggcatcggcggcccGGGAGGCTCCGGCGCGGCCACGTGCCACGACTGCGGCAACCAGGCGAAGAAGGACTGCGTCCACCACCGGTGCCGGACGTGCTGCAAGAGCCGCGGCTTCGACTGCCCCACCCACGTCAGGAGCACCTGGgtccccgccgcgcgccgccgcgagcgccagcagctcgccggcgccgcctcctcccctcccacttCCTCCGCCTTCCCCGCCGCGACCACCGCCTCGGCCAAGAAGCCACGCCTCCTCGGCTCccagaccaccaccaccacctcccgcaCCTCCACCTCCAACGCCACCACTCCTCGCAGCTTCGACACCTCCTCCAGCCACCAAG TCGCGTCGTTCAGGGACGCCCTGCCGCGCCACGTGCGCGCGCCGGCGGTGTTCCGGTGCGTGCGGGTGACGTCcgtggacgacggcgacgacgagttcGCGTACCAGGCGGCGGTGACCATCAACGGCCACATGTTCAGGGGGTTCCTGTACGACCAGggcgccgacgacggccgcggcggcatGGCATCCACCAGCAACGACGAGTCCagccacggcgccggcgccgccgtgcccaGCATCTCCGACCTGCACCTCGGCAGCGCCTCGGCGGCGGTGCCACCGCACCTGtacagcggcggcagcggcgggccgCTGATCCTCGGCGGGTTGGGCTACGGCAACACCATGAACTGA
- the LOC4338656 gene encoding hydroxyproline O-arabinosyltransferase NOD3, whose protein sequence is MSGRKNAGKASPFLLLLISVGCFFATYNFLTMVGHGRSRDAGPRKILGGVGGVGGGGSDPSKRFHVALTATDALYSQWQSRVMYYWYREMRDRPGSDMGGFTRILHSGKPDGLMDEIPTLVVDPLPEGADRGYIVLNRPWAFVQWLKKSNIKEDYVLMAEPDHIFVRPLPNLAHGDEPAAFPFFYIKPTENEIILRKFFPEENGPVSKIDPIGNSPVIIKKAQLEKIAPTWMNISLKMKEDVETDKAFGWVLEMYAYAVASALHGVHYSLRKDFMIQPPWDAKSDNTFIIHYTYGCDYTLKGELTYGKIGEWRFDKRSYLRSPPPRNLTLPPPGVPESVATLVKMVNEATANIPGWDEER, encoded by the exons ATGAGCGGGAGGAAGAATGCCGGCAAGGCCTCGCCGTTTCTGCTCCTCCTCATCTCGGTGGGCTGCTTCTTCGCGACCTACAACTTCCTGACGATGGTGGGCCACGGCCGGAGCCGGGACGCCGGGCCGCGGAAGAttctcggcggcgtcggcggcgtcggcggcggcggctcggaccCGTCGAAGAGGTTCCACGTCGCGCTCACGGCGACGGACGCGCTCTACAGCCAGTGGCAGTCGCGGGTGATGTACTACTGGTACAGGGAGATGAGGGATCGGCCTGGCTCCGACATGGGCGGCTTCACGCGGATCCTGCACTCCGGGAAGCCCGACGGATTGATGGATGAGATACCTACCTTGGTGGTTGATCCCCTCCCCGAAGGCGCGGATCGA GGTTACATTGTCCTAAACAGGCCTTGGGCATTTGTTCaatggctgaagaaatcaaacaTCAAAGAAGA CTATGTACTTATGGCTGAGCCAGATCACATCTTTGTGAGGCCATTGCCAAACTTAGCTCATGGCGACGAACCTGCTGCGTTTCCCTTCTTCTACATCAAACCAACTGAAAATGAAATAATACTGAGGAAGTTCTTTCCTGAAGAAAATGGACCAGTCTCAAAAATTGATCCTATTGGTAATTCCCCAGTGATTATCAAGAAG GCCCAGCTTGAGAAGATTGCTCCAACTTGGATGAATATTTCGTTGAAAATGAAAGAGGATGTGGAGACAGACAAAGCTTTTGGATGGGTCTTGGAAAT GTATGCATATGCTGTCGCTAGTGCATTGCATGGTGTGCACTACAGCCTTCGTAAGGATTTTATGATTCAG CCTCCTTGGGACGCGAAATCGGACAACACATTCATCATCCATTACACTTATGGGTGTGATTATACATTAAAG GGTGAGCTAACTTATGGGAAAATAGGGGAATGGCGGTTTGACAAAAGATCTTATCTTCGTTCACCACCGCCAAGAAATCTTACATTACCTCCTCCAGGAGTTCCCGAAAGTGTG GCCACCCTTGTGAAAATGGTCAATGAAGCCACTGCAAACATTCCAGGGTGGGACGAAGAAAGGTGA